From Saimiri boliviensis isolate mSaiBol1 chromosome 9, mSaiBol1.pri, whole genome shotgun sequence, a single genomic window includes:
- the LOC101043727 gene encoding isocitrate dehydrogenase [NAD] subunit gamma, mitochondrial-like, with amino-acid sequence MARNAATAAGVATKAVFRALRCSPWEVRGAHEAPSRSISSQQTIPPSAKYGGRHTVTMIPGDGIGPELMLHVKSVFRHACVPVDFEEVHVSSNGDEEDICNAIMAIRRNRVALKGNIETNHNLPPSHKSRNNILRTSLDLYANVIRCKSLPGVATRHKDIDILIVRENTEGEYSSLEHESVTGVVESLKIITKAKSLRIAEYAFKLALESGRKKVTAVHKANIMKLSDGLFLQCCREVAAGYPQITFEDMIVDNTTMQLVSRPQQFDVMVMPNLYGSVVSNVCAGLVGGPGLVAGANYGHVYAVFETATRNTGKSIANKNIANPTATLLASCMMLDHLKLHSYATSIRKAVLASMDNENMHTPDIGGQGTTSEAIQDIISHIRVINGQAVEA; translated from the coding sequence ATGGCGCGGAACGCAGCCACAGCCGCTGGCGTCGCTACCAAGGCAGTGTTCCGGGCACTCCGCTGCAGTCCCTGGGAGGTCCGAGGCGCCCATGAGGCCCCCTCGAGGAGCATCTCCTCACAACAAACCATTCCTCCATCAGCCAAGTATGGCGGGCGGCACACGGTGACCATGATCCCAGGCGATGGCATTGGGCCAGAGCTCATGCTGCACGTGAAGTCTGTTTTCAGGCACGCCTGTGTACCGGTGGACTTTGAAGAGGTGCACGTGAGTTCCAACGGTGATGAAGAGGATATTTGCAACGCCATCATGGCTATCCGCCGGAACCGTGTGGCCCTGAAGGGCAATATCGAAACCAACCATAATCTGCCGCCATCCCACAAATCCCGAAACAACATCCTTCGCACCAGCCTGGACCTCTATGCCAACGTCATCCGCTGTAAGAGCCTGCCAGGCGTGGCGACCCGGCACAAGGACATAGACATCCTCATTGTCCGGGAGAACACAGAGGGCGAGTACAGCAGCCTGGAGCATGAGAGTGTGACGGGAGTGGTGGAGAGCCTGAAGATCATCACCAAGGCCAAGTCCCTGCGCATTGCCGAGTATGCTTTCAAGCTGGCGCTGGAGAGCGGGCGCAAGAAAGTGACGGCGGTGCACAAGGCGAACATCATGAAACTGAGCGACGGGCTCTTCCTCCAGTGCTGCAGGGAGGTGGCAGCTGGTTACCCCCAGATCACCTTCGAGGACATGATTGTGGACAACACCACCATGCAGCTGGTGTCCCGGCCCCAGCAGTTTGATGTCATGGTGATGCCCAATCTCTATGGCAGCGTCGTCAGCAATGTCTGCGCAGGACTAGTCGGAGGCCCAGGCCTTGTGGCTGGGGCCAACTATGGCCATGTGTACGCGGTGTTTGAAACGGCTACGAGGAACACTGGCAAGAGTATCGCCAATAAGAACATTGCCAACCCCACAGCCACCCTGCTGGCCAGCTGCATGATGCTGGACCACCTCAAGCTGCACTCCTACGCCACCTCCATCCGTAAGGCTGTCCTGGCGTCCATGGACAATGAGAATATGCACACTCCAGATATCGGGGGCCAGGGCACAACATCTGAGGCCATCCAGGACATCATCAGCCACATCCGTGTCATCAACGGCCAGGCTGTGGAGGCCTAG